In Salmo trutta chromosome 16, fSalTru1.1, whole genome shotgun sequence, a genomic segment contains:
- the LOC115150376 gene encoding myosin heavy chain, fast skeletal muscle-like, translated as MLLLSQVLTVKEDDIHPMNPPKYDKIEDMAMMTHLNEPTVLYNLKERYAAWMIYTYSGLFCVTVNPYKWLPVYDSVVVNAYRGKKRIEAPPHIFSISDNAYQFMLTDHENQSILITGESGAGKTVNTKRVIQYFATIAVAGGKKEQATTAGSLEDQIIAANPLLEAYGNAKTVRNDNSSRFGKFIRIHFGSTGKLASADIETYLLEESRVTFQLSAERSYHIFYQLMTGHQPQLLEALLITTNPYDYPMISQGEIAVKSIDDTEEFIATDTAIDILGFTAEEKIGIYKLTGSVMHHGAMKFKQKQREEQAEPDGTEEADKISYLMGLNSADLLKALCYPSVKVGNEMVTKGQTVSQVNNSTMALCKSVYEKMFLWMVVRINEMLDTKQARQFFIGVLDIAGFEIFDYNSLEQLCINFTNEKLQQFFNHHMFVLEQEEYKKEGIEWEFIDFGMDLAACIELIEKPMGIFSILEEECMFPKASDTTFKSKLYDQHLGKTKAFEKPNPGKGKPEAHFALVHYAGTVDYNVTGWLDKNKDPLNDSVVQLYQKSSVKLLAMLYVGAAASQANDAAKGGGGKKKKGGSFQTVSALFRENLGKLMTNLRSTHPHFVRCLIPNESKTPGLMENFLVIHQLRCNGVLEGIRICRKGFPSRIQYGDFKQRCKVLNASVIPDGQFIDNKKASEKLLGSIDVDKSQYKFGHTKVFFKAGLLGTLEEMRDEKLVTLVTMTQALCRGYVMRKEFVKMMARREAIYSIQYNIRSFMNIKHWPWMKLYFKIKPLLKSAEAEKEMAAMKENFEKMKEDLAKALAKIKGLEEKMVSLLQENNDLQLQIASEENTLSDAEERCEGLIKSKIQMEAKLKEITERLEDEEEINAELTAKKRKLEDECSELKKDIDDLELTLAKVEKEKHATENKVKNLTEEMSSQDESIIKLTKEKKALQEAHQQVLDDLQAEEDKVNTLTKAKTKLEQQVDDLEGSLEQEKKVRMDLERAKRKLEGDLKLALESLMDLENDKQQSDEKIKKKDFETSQLLSKIEDEQAFGAQLQKKIKELQARIEELEEEIEAERAARAKVEKQRSDLSRELEEISERLEEAGGATSVQIEMSKKHEAEFQKLRRDLEESTLQHEATAAALRKKQADTVAELGEQIDNLQRVKQKLEKEKSECKMEIDDLSSNMEAITKAMGNLERMCRTLEDQLSELKTKNDEHVCQLNDINVQRERLLTENGELGRQMEEKESLVSQLTRIKQVYTQQIEELKRHIEEEVKARNALAHGVQSARHDCDLLREQFEEEQEAKAELQRALSKANSEVAQWRTKYETDAIQRTEELEDAKKKLTQRLQDEQEAVEATNSKCASLEKTKQRLLGEVEDLMIDVERANALAAQLDKKQKNFDRVLAEWKQKYEEGQAELEGSLKEARTLGTELFKMKNSYEEALDHLETLKRENKNLQQEISDLTELVGESGKSIHELDKAKKAVENEKAEIQAALEEAEGTLEHEESKILRIQLELNQIKGEVDRKLAETDEEIEQIKGERNSQRVIDSMQSTLDSEITSRNDAMRVKKKMEGDLNEMEIQLSHANRQAAEAQKQLRNVQGALKDAQLQLDDAVRVADDMKEQVSMVERRNNLMMAEIEELRAALEQTERGRKVAEQELVDASERVGLLHSQNTSLINTKKKLEVDLTQVQGEMEDTVQEARNAEEKAKKAITDAATMAEELKKEQDTSSHLERMKKNLEVTVKDLQHRLDEAENLAMKGGKKQLQKLEARVRELEGEVDAEQRRGAEAIKGVRKYERRVKELTYQTEEDNKNVSRLQDLVDKLQLKMKAYKRAAEEAEEQANTHLSRYRKVQHELEEALERADISESQVNKLRAKSREIGSKVQLN; from the exons ATGTTACTCCTGTCACAGGTCCTCACTGTGAAGGAGGACGATATCCACCCCATGAACCCTCCAAAGTACGATAAAATTGAGGACATGGCCATGATGACCCACCTCAACGAGCCCACTGTTCTGTATAACCTCAAAGAGCGTTACGCAGCATGGATGATCTAT ACCTACTCCGGGCTGTTCTGCGTCACTGTCAACCCCTACAAGTGGCTCCCAGTGTACGATTCTGTGGTTGTGAATGCTTATAGAGGGAAAAAGAGAATTGAGGCCCCACCCCACATCTTCTCCATATCTGATAATGCCTATCAGTTCATGCTCACTG ATCATGAGAACCAGTCAATTCTGATCAC TGGAGAATCCGGTGCAGGAAAGACTGTGAACACCAAGCGTGTCATCCAGTACTTTGCGACAATTGCAGTGGCTGGAGGCAAGAAAGAACAAGCAACAACAGCT GGGTCGCTGGAGGATCAAATCATTGCAGCCAACCCCCTACTGGAGGCTTATGGTAATGCAAAGACTGTGAGAAATGACAACTCCTCCCGCTTT GGTAAGTTCATCAGAATCCATTTTGGATCAACTGGAAAGTTGGCCTCTGCTGATATTGAAACAT ATCTGCTGGAGGAGTCCAGAGTGACATTCCAGCTGTCTGCTGAGAGAAGCTACCACATCTTCTATCAGCTCATGACTGGACACCAGCCACAATTGCTGG AGGCACTTCTGATTACCACCAACCCCTATGACTATCCTATGATAAGTCAGGGTGAAATCGCTGTCAAGAGTATTGATGATACAGAGGAGTTCATCGCCACCGAT ACGGCCATAGACATTTTGGGCTTCACTGCTGAGGAGAAGATAGGGATTTACAAGCTGACTGGTTCTGTGATGCATCATGGGGCAATGAAGTTCAAGCAGAAGCAGCGTGAGGAGCAGGCAGAGCCTGATGGCACTGAGG AGGCTGATAAAATCTCCTACCTCATGGGCCTAAACTCCGCTGACTTGCTCAAAGCTCTGTGCTACCCCAGCGTGAAGGTTGGGAATGAGATGGTGACCAAGGGGCAGACTGTGTCACAG GTGAACAATTCAACTATGGCCCTCTGTAAATCTGTCTATGAGAAAATGTTCTTGTGGATGGTCGTCCGTATCAATGAGATGTTGGACACAAAGCAGGCCAGACAATTCTTCATTGGTGTTTTGGACATTGCTGGATTTGAGATCTTTGAT TACAACAGCTTGGAACAactttgcatcaacttcaccaatgagaaactgcaacagtttttcaaccaccacatgTTTGTACTGGAGCAAGAAGAGTACAAGAAAGAGGGAATTGAATGGGAGTTCATTGACTTTGGTATGGACTTGGCTGCCTGCATTGAGCTTATTGAGAAG CCAATGGGCATCTTCTCCATCCTTGAAGAGGAGTGCATGTTCCCCAAGGCTTCAGACACTACCTTCAAGAGCAAGCTTTATGACCAGCATCTTGGTAAAACCAAAGCTTTTGAGAAGCCTAATCCTGGAAAAGGCAAGCCTGAGGCCCACTTTGCCCTGGTGCACTATGCTGGTACTGTGGACTACAATGTCACAGGCTGGCTGGACAAGAACAAGGACCCCCTGAATGACTCTGTTGTGCAGCTGTACCAGAAGTCCTCAGTCAAACTGTTGGCTATGCTGTATGTAGGAGCAGCAGCTTCACAAGCAAACG ATGCTGCAAAAGGAGGCGGAGGCAAGAAGAAGAAGGGTGGTTCCTTCCAGACTGTGTCGGCTCTGTTCAGG GAGAATTTGGGCAAGCTGATGACCAACTTGAGGAGCACCCATCCTCACTTTGTGCGATGTTTGATTCCAAATGAATCAAAGACACC AGGTCTGATGGAGAACTTCCTGGTcatccaccagctgaggtgtaaTGGTGTACTGGAAGGCATAAGAATCTGCAGAAAGGGCTTCCCCAGCAGAATCCAATATGGTGACTTCAAGCAGAG ATGCAAAGTATTGAATGCAAGTGTCATCCCTGATGGACAATTTATTGACAACAAGAAGGCTTCAGAGAAGCTCCTGGGATCAATAGATGTGGACAAGAGTCAGTACAAGTTTGGGCACACTAAG GTGTTCTTCAAAGCTGGTCTTCTGGGTACTCTGGAGGAGATGCGAGATGAGAAACTGGTTACTCTGGTGACCATGACTCAGGCTCTCTGCAGAGGTTACGTCATGAGGAAAGAGTTTGTCAAGATGATGGCGAGACG AGAAGCAATTTACTCCATCCAATACAACATACGCTCATTTATGAACATAAAACACTGGCCATGGATGAAGCTGTACTTCAAAATCAAGCCTCTTTTAAAATCAGCAGAAGCTGAAAAAGAGATGGCCGCAATGAAGGAAAACTTTGAGAAAATGAAGGAGGATCTGGCAAAGGCCTTGGCCAAGATAAAAGGACTAGAGGAGAAAATGGTTTCTCTGCTGCAGGAAAATAATGACCTGCAGCTACAGATAGCATCT GAAGAGAATACCCTCTCTGATGCTGAGGAAAGATGTGAGGGACTCATCAAGAGTAAGATCCAGATGGAAGCCAAACTCAAAGAGATAACTGAGAGgttggaggatgaggaggagatcaATGCTGAGCTGACTGCCAAGAAGAGAAAATTGGAGGATGAGTGCTCTGAGctaaagaaagacattgatgacTTGGAGCTCACCTTGGCCAAAGTGGAGAAAGAGAAACATGCCACTGAAAATAAG GTTAAAAACCTGACAGAGGAGATGTCTTCTCAAGATGAGAGCATTATCAAGTTGACCAAGGAGAAGAAAGCCCTCCAAGAGGCGCACCAGcaggtccttgatgatctccaGGCAGAGGAAGACAAAGTCAACACTCTGACCAAGGCCAAGACCAAACTTGAACAGCAAGTGGATGAT TTGGAGGGTTCCCTGGAGCAAGAAAAGAAGGTCCGCATGGACCTTGAGAGAGCCAAGAGGAAGCTTGAAGGAGATCTGAAACTGGCCCTGGAGTCCTTGATGGACCTGGAGAATGACAAGCAGCAGTCTGATGAGAAGATCAAGAA GAAAGACTTTGAGACAAGCCAACTTCTCAGCAAAATTGAAGATGAGCAGGCATTTGGTGCTCAGCTTCAGAAGAAAATCAAAGAACTCCAG GCTCGTattgaggagctggaggaggagatTGAAGCTGAACGTGCTGCTCGTGCCAAGGTTGAGAAGCAGAGGTCTGATCTCTCCAGGGAACTTGAGGAGATCAGTGAGAGGCTTGAAGAGGCTGGTGGTGCAACATCTGTTCAGATTGAGATGAGCAAGAAGCATGAGGCTGAGTTCCAGAAGCTGCGTCGTGATCTTGAAGAGTCCACACTGCAGCATGAGGCTACCGCTGCTGCTCTCCGTAAGAAGCAGGCCGACACTGTGGCAGAACTGGGAGAGCAAATAGACAACCTCCAGCGTGTCAAACAGAAGTtggagaaggagaagagtgaATGCAAAATGGAGATTGATGACCTCTCCAGCAACATGGAAGCTATCACCAAAGCAATG GGTAATCTAGAAAGAATGTGCCGAACCCTTGAAGATCAACTGAGTGAATTGAAGACAAAGAATGATGAGCATGTCTGCCAACTTAATGACATAAATGTTCAGAGAGAAAGGCTTCTGACTGAGAATG GTGAACTTGGTCGTCAAATGGAGGAGAAAGAATCTCTTGTTTCCCAGCTAACCAGGATTAAGCAGGTTTACACACAGCAGATTGAGGAACTCAAGAGGCATATTGAAGAGGAAGTGAAG GCCAGAAATGCTCTAGCCCACGGTGTGCAGTCAGCCCGCCATGACTGTGATCTGCTCCGGGAGCAGTTTGAGGAAGAGCAGGAGGCCAAGGCTGAGCTGCAGCGTGCCTTGTCCAAGGCCAACAGCGAGGTCGCTCAGTGGAGAACCAAATATGAGACTGATGCCATTCAGCGCACTGAGGAGCTTGAGGATGCCAA GAAAAAGCTTACCCAGCGTCTGCAAGATGAGCAGGAAGCTGTTGAAGCAACAAACTCCAAGTGTGCTTCTCTGGAGAAGACCAAGCAAAGACTGCTGGGTGAAGTGGAGGATCTCATGATTGATGTGGAGAGAGCTAATGCTTTGGCTGCCCAGCTTGACAAGAAGCAAAAGAACTTTGACAGG GTTCTGGCCGAGTGGAAGCAAAAGTATGAGGAGGGACAGGCAGAGCTAGAAGGGTCTCTGAAAGAGGCTCGCACTCTCGGCACTGAACTGTTCAAGATGAAGAACTCATATGAAGAAGCTTTGGACCACCTGGAGACactgaagagagagaacaagaacctGCAAC AGGAGATCTCTGACCTGACTGAACTGGTTGGTGAGTCTGGAAAGAGCATCCATGAACTGGATAAGGCAAAGAAGGCTGTGGAGAATGAGAAGGCAGAAATCCAGGCTGCACTAGAGGAAGCAGAG GGCACACTGGAACATGAGGAATCCAAGATTCTTCGTATACAGCTGGAGCTCAACCAGATCAAAGGGGAAGTTGACAGGAAGCTGGCAGAGACGGATGAGGAGATAGAGCAGATCAAAGGGGAA AGGAACAGCCAGAGGGTGATAGACTCCATGCAGAGCACTCTGGACTCTGAGATCACGAGCAGGAATGATGCCATGAGAGTCAAGAAAAAGATGGAGGGAGACCTCAATGAGATGGAGATTCAGCTGAGCCATGCCAACCGTCAGGCTGCTGAAGCCCAGAAACAGCTGAGGAATGTCCAGGGAGCACTCAAG GATGCCCAACTGCAACTTGACGATGCCGTCCGTGTCGCAGATGACATGAAGGAGCAGGTATCTATGGTGGAGCGCAGGAATAACCTAATGATGGCTGAAATTGAAGAACTGAGGGCTGCCctggaacagacagagagaggccgcAAAGTGGCGGAGCAGGAGCTAGTTGATGCCAGCGAGCGTGTAGGACTGCTGCACTCTCAG AACACCAGCCTCATCAACACTAAGAAGAAGCTGGAGGTTGACCTTACTCAGGTCCAAGGTGAAATGGAAGACACCGTCCAGGAGGCAAGAAATGCAGAGGAGAAGGCCAAGAAGGCTATTACTGAT GCTGCCACGATGGCAGAGGAGCtgaagaaggagcaggacaccagCAGTCACCTGGAGAGGATGAAGAAGAACCTGGAGGTCACAGTCAAGGACTTACAGCACCGTCTGGATGAGGCTGAGAACCTGGCCATGAAGGGAGGAAAGAAACAACTCCAGAAACTGGAGGCTAGG GTCCGAGAACTGGAGGGTGAAGTTGATGCTGAACAGAGACGTGGAGCTGAAGCCATTAAAGGTGTTCGCAAATATGAAAGAAGAGTCAAGGAGCTCACCTACCAG ACTGAAGAGGACAATAAAAATGTCAGCAGGCTGCAGGATCTGGTGGACAAACTTCAGTTGAAAATGAAGGCCTACAAGAGAGCGGCTGAGGAAGCT GAGGAGCAGGCCAACACTCACCTGTCCAGGTACAGGAAGGTGCAGCATGAGCTGGAGGAAGCTCTGGAGCGTGCTGACATCTCTGAGTCCCAGGTCAACAAGCTTAGAGCCAAGAGCCGTGAAATTGGCAGCAAGGTACAATTAAATTGA